The following proteins come from a genomic window of Sorex araneus isolate mSorAra2 chromosome 1, mSorAra2.pri, whole genome shotgun sequence:
- the LOC101539523 gene encoding olfactory receptor 1J4-like, translating into MSSMKRGNRTTVSEFLLLGLPIPPEHQALFFILFLSMYLATVLGNLLIILLIRMDSRLHTPMYFFLSHLALTDICYSSVNVPKMLMDMQSIHKSIPYAGCVSQMYFYIWFACVENFLLTLMAYDRYVAICQPLHYATIMRQEKCVSLVSASWIYCSLRSLLHTLLFVQVSFCDDITIPHFFCELPVLLKMSCSDISVNEWVLYIETGIIAFLPFVTIVGSYIRIWATVLKDPSAKKFFKVLSTCGSHLLVVCLFYGTIAEVYFFSSPSISSNKDIAASVMYMIVTPMLNPFIYSLRNRDIKQALKLFVNRMKSCSSNNLI; encoded by the coding sequence ATGAGCAGCATGAAAAGAGGTAATAGGACCACAGTGTCTGAATTTCTGCTTCTGGGACTCCCGATACCTCCAGAACATCAGGCTTTGTTCTTCATTTTATTCCTGAGCATGTACCTGGCcacggtgctggggaacctgctcatcatcctgctcaTCCGGATGGACTCTcgtctccacacccccatgtacttcttcctcagccaCTTGGCTCTTACTGACATATGCTACTCATCTGTCAATGTGCCCAAAATGTTGATGGACATGCAGAGCATTCATAAGTCCATCCCCTATGCAGGGTGCGTGTCACAGATGTATTTTTACATATGGTTTGCTTGTGTCGAAAACTTTCTTCTTACAttgatggcctatgacaggtatgtggccatctgtcaGCCTCTCCACTATGCCACTATCATGAGGCAAGAGAAATGTGTCTCATTAGTTTCTGCATCCTGGATCTACTGTTCTCTCCGCTCTCTGTTGCACACCCTCCTTTTCGTTCAAGTGTCCTTTTGTGATGACATTACCATCCCCCACTTCTTCTGTGAACTCCCAGTtctcttgaagatgagctgctcAGATATCTCAGTCAATGAATGGGTTCTCTACATTGAGACTGGAATAATTGCTTTCTTGCCTTTTGTCACTATTGTGGGCTCTTATATTCGTATATGGGCCACTGTGCTGAAGGATCCTTCTgctaagaaattcttcaaagtcctttctacctGTGGTTCCCATCTCCTTGTTGTGTGTTTATTCTATGGTACAATTGCAGAAGTGTACTTTTTCTCCTCACCATCCATCTCCAGTAATAAAGACATAGCTGCTTCTGTGATGTATATGatagtcacccccatgctgaaccctttcATCTACAGCTTGAGAAACAGAGACATTAAACAGGCCCTAAAGTTATTTGTTAACAGAATGAAGTCTTGTAGCTCCAATAACTTAATATGA